A single region of the Vicia villosa cultivar HV-30 ecotype Madison, WI linkage group LG4, Vvil1.0, whole genome shotgun sequence genome encodes:
- the LOC131595426 gene encoding uncharacterized protein LOC131595426 isoform X2, which yields MASSLEGGAAASLKTVLDRVHQAADRSNRNVQEIRVVAASKTKPVSALRQVYDAGHRFFGENYVQEIIDKAPQLPEDIEWHFIGNLQSNKVKPLLAGVPNLAYVETIDDEKIANLLDRAVAKIGRKPLKVFVEVNTSGETSKFGVEPALCLDLVKHIVANCPNLEFCGLMTIGMLDYSSTPENFKTLSKCRTEVCEAIGIPEAQCELSMD from the exons ATGGCATCATCGTTAGAGGGCGGCGCAGCAGCCTCACTGAAGACGGTGCTTGATCGCGTCCACCAGGCTGCCGATAGGTCAAACCGGAACGTCCAAGAAATCCGTGTAGTGGCGGCGAGTAAGACCAAGCCAGTTTCTGCTCTCCGGCAGGTGTATGATGCCGGTCACCGATTCTTCGGCGAGAATTACGTTCAGGAAATCATCGATAAAGCACCTCAG CTTCCGGAAGATATTGAATGGCATTTCATCGGTAATTTGCAGAGCAATAAAGTCAAGCCTCTCCTCG CTGGTGTTCCCAACCTTGCTTATGTAGAGACTATAGATGATGAGAAG ATAGCAAACCTTCTTGATCGTGCTGTAGCCAAAATTGGcaggaaaccattgaaagtttttgttgaAGTGAATACAAGCGGAGAAACAT CTAAATTTGGTGTTGAACCAGCACTGTGTCTAGACCTTGTAAAACATATTGTTGCAAATTGTCCAAACCTTGAATTCTGTGGCCTAATGACAATTGGCATGCTGGATTATTCATCCACCCCGGAAAATTTTAAG ACATTATCCAAATGTAGAACTGAAGTATGTGAGGCAATTGGAATACCAGAAGCGCAATGTGAGCTATCAATGG ATTGA
- the LOC131595423 gene encoding uncharacterized protein LOC131595423, whose translation MNRRQQRAFKVLFLIMGICLTCYLAGPPLLWTLHDTFSSDSSSSSCPPCHCDCSLQSLLSIPEGLSNNSILDCMRQDPEVSEEAGKSFTGLLSEELKQKEAEAEEKQRYADILLLESKKVASQYQKEADKCNSGMETCEEARERAEMTLENQMKETALWELRARQRGWKPSAKKAQF comes from the exons ATGAATAGGAGGCAGCAAAGGGCATTCAAAGTGTTGTTTTTGATTATGGGAATCTGTCTAACGTGTTATCTTGCAGGACCACCTTTGTTATGGACACTCCACGACACCTTCAgttctgattcttcttcttcttcttgtcctCCTTGTCATTGTGATTGTTCTCTTCAATCCCTTCTTTCCATCCCAGAAG GACTGAGCAACAATTCTATTTTAG atTGCATGAGGCAGGATCCAGAGGTGAGTGAAGAAGCAGGGAAGAGTTTCACTGGTCTTTTGTCTGAAGAGTTAAAGCAAAAAGAAGCAGAAGCTGAAGAAAAACAAAGATATGCTGATATATTACTGTTAGAGTCTAAGAAAGTAGCTTCACAGTATCAAAAGGAAGCTGATAAATGCAATTCAGGAATGGAAACATGTGAGGAAGCTAGGGAAAGAGCTGAAATGACACTTGAAAATCAGATGAAAGAAACTGCTTTATGGGAACTTAGAGCTCGCCAAAGAGGATGGAAACCTTCTGCAAAGAAAGCTCAGTTTTAA
- the LOC131598028 gene encoding uncharacterized protein LOC131598028, whose protein sequence is MVAKQGWFLMTNPNALVSRIFKARYFPRSSFFDAKLGYNPSFVWRSIWKARDVLTLGCRWRIGDGRNIRIMNEPWLRGTREGCLMGPQNQGVYTLTIKDLLLPNVKQWNMRVLRDLFDYSVVRDILQVPLTEEVVEDCMIWKDDVSAPSRVKHLLWRICSDCLPSKVRLIQHHVPCSPICQLCGHNYEDDWHVFVGCSETFSCWHSAGLTDIISPRLHSFQDLRSFIFDICMKEDRYTAGRVAVKLEGLWKNRNDFVWHNEKEDDSKLGWLAFHKWQDWFMAQNIREPQLDNGEVVSWNPPPIGSFKCNVDAAFNKRVGTTN, encoded by the exons ATGGTGGCTAAGCAAGGCTGGTTCCTCATGACTAATCCGAATGCCTTAGTGTCCAGAATCTTCAAAGCGAGGTACTTTCCGAGATCTAGTTTCTTTGATGCTAAGTTGGGCTATAATCCTAGTTTCGTTTGGCGGAGTATTTGGAAGGCTAGAGATGTCCTTACCCTTGGTTGTAGATGGCGGATTGGTGATGGTAGAAACATAAGAATTATGAATGAACCATGGCTAAGAGGGACTAGAGAAGGTTGTTTGATGGGCCCTCAAAATCAAGGTGTGTATACTTTAACTATTAAGGATCTATTGCTGCCTAATGTCAAACAATGGAATATGAGAGTTTTACGTGATTTGTTTGATTACTCAGTGGTTCGTGATATTTTACAAGTTCCGTTGACAGAAGAAGTGGTCGAAGACTGTATGATCTGGAAGGATGATGTAAGTG CTCCGTCTAGAGTGAAACATCTTCTTTGGAGGATTTGTAGTGATTGTCTCCCATCTAAGGTGCGTCTTATTCAACATCATGTACCTTGTAGTCCCATCTGTCAGCTTTGTGGTCATAATTATGAGGACGATTGGCATGTATTTGTTGGTTGTTCGGAAACTTTCTCTTGTTGGCATTCAGCTGGTCTTACTGATATCATCTCTCCTCGTCTCCATTCTTTCCAGGATCTCAGGTCCTTTATCTTTGATATTTGCATGAAGGAGGATAGGTATACCGCAGGAAGAGTGGCGGTTAAGTTGGAAGGGTTATGGAAGAATAGGAACGACTTCGTGTGGCATAatgaaaaggaagatgattccAAACTTGGTTGGCTAGCATTCCATAAGTGGCAAGATTGGTTTATGGCCCAAAATATTCGGGAGCCGCAGTTAGACAACGGAGAAGTGGTTTCATGGAACCCGCCTCCTATTGGTAGCTTCAAATGTAATGTGGATGCCGCTTTCAACAAGCGTGTAGGTACTACGAATTGA
- the LOC131595425 gene encoding pentatricopeptide repeat-containing protein At4g04370: MFSSKPKPHSLLSLRGQKRLIISQPHPSSSAPPSATTHSYNAIINRHSTQGSHRQVLITYASMLNAHVPSDAYTFPSLLKACSSLNLFLPGISLHQRIIVNGLSTDSYIASSLINFYVKFGFSQVARKVFDFMPEKNVVPWTTVIGCYSRMGDVHEAFSLFHQMRYQGIQPSSVTLLSLLFGVSELFYVQCLHACATCYGFMSDLNLSNSMLNVYAKCGSIGDCRKLFDVMDQRDLVSWNSLLSAYAHIGDLSEILLHLKTMKVHGFEPGLQTFGSVLSVAASRGDMRLGKLVHGQILRAGFDLDAHVETSLIVMYLKGGNIDVAFRMFERSLDKDVVLWTAMISGLVQNEKADKALAVFNQMLKFGMKPSTETMASVITACAQMGSYNIGTSIHGYILRQELSLDTAAHNSLITMYAKCGHLDQSSIVFDKMSKRDLVSWNAIVAGYAQNGNVYKGFSLFNEMRSSRQTPDSITIVSLLQGCASTGQLHPGKWIHGFVIRNGLRPCILVDTSLVDMYCKCGDLDTAQRCFNQMQNHDLVSWSAIISGYGYHGKGETALRLYSKFLESRIKPNHVIFLSVLSSCSHNGLIDQGLNIYESMTRDFGIAPNLEHHACVVDLLCRAGKVEEAYNLYTKTCSIPGLDVLGIILDACRANGNNELGDTIANDILKLRPMSAGNYVQLAQCYAATNKWEGVGEVWTHMRSLGLRKIPGWSFIDIHGIITTFFTDHNSHPQFLEILDTMKILRKEMNKMEEVDINFESKNTHHYNICDEKLL; encoded by the coding sequence ATGTTCTCATCCAAGCCAAAACCGCACTCACTGCTGAGTCTCAGAGGCCAAAAACGGTTGATAATATCACAACCACACCCTTCTTCCTCAGCTCCACCTTCAGCCACCACCCATTCATACAATGCAATCATCAACCGCCATTCAACCCAAGGCTCTCACCGCCAAGTTCTCATCACCTACGCATCCATGCTCAATGCACACGTCCCTTCTGATGCATATACCTTCCCCAGTCTTCTCAAAGCATGCTCCTCTCTTAACCTCTTTCTCCCTGGCATTTCACTCCATCAACGCATCATCGTTAATGGGTTATCCACGGATTCCTACATTGCCTCTTCTTTGATTAATTTCTATGTTAAATTCGGGTTTTCTCAAGTTGCCCGCAAAGTGTTTGACTTTATGCCTGAGAAAAATGTTGTACCTTGGACTACTGTTATTGGGTGTTATTCTCGTATGGGTGATGTTCATGAGGCCTTTTCTTTGTTTCACCAAATGCGTTACCAAGGAATACAACCTAGTAGTGTTACCTTGTTGAGCTTGTTGTTTGGAGTTTCGGAGCTTTTTTATGTGCAGTGTTTACATGCTTGTGCAACTTGTTATGGGTTTATGTCAGATTTGAATTTATCGAATTCTATGCTGAATGTGTATGCGAAATGTGGAAGCATTGGGGATTGTAGGAAATTGTTTGATGTTATGGATCAAAGAGATCTTGTTTCATGGAATTCTTTGTTATCTGCCTATGCTCATATTGGGGATTTAAGTGAAATTTTGTTACATCTCAAGACAATGAAGGTTCATGGTTTTGAACCTGGTTTACAGACTTTTGGGTCTGTGTTGTCTGTGGCTGCGTCGAGAGGTGATATGAGATTAGGAAAGTTAGTTCATGGCCAGATTTTAAGAGCTGGTTTTGACTTAGATGCACATGTTGAAACTTCATTGATTGTAATGTACTTAAAAGGTGGAAACATTGATGTTGCATTTAGAATGTTTGAGAGGAGTTTAGATAAGGATGTGGTTTTGTGGACAGCAATGATCTCAGGCCTTGTGCAGAATGAGAAAGCAGATAAAGCACTTGCAGTTTTCAATCAGATGTTGAAATTCGGGATGAAGCCATCTACTGAGACTATGGCCAGTGTGATTACAGCTTGCGCTCAAATGGGTTCTTATAATATTGGTACATCTATTCATGGTTACATATTAAGGCAAGAATTGTCATTGGACACTGCTGCTCATAACTCTCTTATTACCATGTATGCAAAATGTGGCCACTTGGATCAGAGTTCTATTGTATTCGATAAGATGAGCAAAAGGGATTTAGTTTCATGGAATGCCATAGTTGCGGGATATGCTCAAAATGGCAATGTCTATAAGGGGTTTTCTCTTTTTAATGAAATGAGGTCTAGTCGTCAAACACCTGATTCGATAACCATTGTTTCCCTTCTTCAAGGGTGTGCATCCACGGGGCAACTACACCCCGGAAAATGGATCCACGGGTTTGTAATAAGAAATGGTCTCAGGCCTTGCATCTTGGTTGATACTTCTTTGGTAGACATGTACTGTAAATGTGGTGATTTGGACACTGCTCAAAGGTGTTTTAACCAAATGCAAAATCATGATTTGGTCTCATGGAGTGCCATAATTTCAGGATATGGCTATCACGGTAAAGGGGAAACTGCATTACGCTTATACTCAAAGTTTCTAGAAAGTAGGATTAAACCGAACCATGTGATTTTCCTCTCAGTTTTATCTTCATGTAGTCATAATGGACTTATCGATCAAGGCTTGAACATATATGAATCTATGACTAGAGATTTTGGGATTGCACCAAATCTCGAACATCATGCTTGTGTGGTAGATCTCCTCTGCCGTGCTGGAAAGGTAGAAGAGGCATATAACTTGTACACGAAAACATGCTCTATTCCTGGACTTGATGTGTTGGGAATAATCCTCGACGCTTGTCGAGCAAATGGTAATAATGAACTTGGTGATACAATTGCCAATGATATTCTCAAGCTGAGACCAATGAGTGCTGGAAATTATGTACAACTAGCACAGTGCTATGCTGCAACTAACAAGTGGGAAGGTGTAGGTGAGGTTTGGACTCATATGAGATCTCTTGGCTTAAGAAAAATTCCTGGCTGGAGCTTTATTGACATACATGGGATCATCACTACATTTTTCACAGATCATAACTCACACCCTCAGTTTCTTGAAATATTGGATACCATGAAAATTTTGAGAAAGGAAATGAACAAAATGGAGGAAGTGGACATTAACTTTGAAAGCAAAAACACCCATCATTataacatttgtgatgaaaaGTTATTATGA
- the LOC131599883 gene encoding uncharacterized protein LOC131599883, producing MHSPSFVCHFSHLFRVCQMPKLRHGIMNLEQSVKNLQAQNNQFQEMIFNLAKGQEELKALLIEKEEDQHRQQDGQGKWKSKPKRLFTPLHMPMSQVLQQLLNQNLITLLPPYSLPTNPAPGYKYHARCAYHSNSPGHDTKDCGPLKHKIQDLIDENIIDFDSPEEPRMTKVVYNRKGRNEHNQSVRTFLISTPVPQQRCKSDTPRRQFTKINMTLAQALRHLLKLELITLKDPPKNPSTSYSRYNPNARCAYHSNSPGHDTDNCWTLRNKIQDMIDAGEIEFPHPKTPAVINAPIPGHHKID from the exons atgcactcaccctcttttgtttgccatttttcccaccttttcagggtttgtcaaatgccaaagctacgccatgg catcatgaatctcgaacaatcagttaaaaatctccaagctcagaacaaccaattccaagagatgatctttaacttggccaaggggcaagaagaactaaaggcacttctgatcgagaaggaggaGGATCAACATAGGCAACAAGATGGTCAaggtaaatggaaatccaaacccaagcgattattcactccgttgcacatgccgatgtctcaagttctgcaacaactgctcaatcagaacttgataactctattgcctccatattcattgcctactaatcccgctcctgggtataagtatcatgcgagatgtgcttatcattcgaatagtcctggtcatgatacaaaggattgtggaccgttgaaacacaagattcaagacttaattgatgaaaataTCATTGACTTCGACTCACCTGAAGAACCTCGCATGACTAAGGttgtgtacaatcggaaaggtcgcaacgAACACAATCAATCTGTGAGGAcatttctgatctctacaccagttccacaacaaagatgcaagtcagatacacctaggcgtcaattcacaaaaatcaatatgacgctggctcaggcattacgacacttgttgaagttagagttgattactttgaaggaccctccgaagAACCCTAGTACTTCTtattctcgttataatcctaatgcaagatgtgcatatcactctaatagtcctggacatgacactgacaattgctggacattgaggaacaagattcaagatatgatcgatgctggtgaaattgaattccctcatcccaagaccCCCGCAGTGATCAATGCTCCCATTCCTGGTCACCacaagattgattaa
- the LOC131595422 gene encoding glycosyltransferase BC10-like, with amino-acid sequence MAARTVKRRHVSSRLSCKLFIVFTVSIFCIVVLVTAGLFSLNSNSTKPSVRISRAFFDGPPKIAFLFLVRRNVPLDFLWGAFFQNGDVSNFSIYVHSMPGFVLDESTSRSHFFYGRQLSNSIQVLWGESSMIQAERLLLSAALEDPANQRFVLLSDSCVPLYNFSYVYNYIMVSPKSFVDSFLDAKEGRYTPKMSPKIPREKWRKGSQWVTLVRNHAEVIVDDEVIFSVFKRYCKRRPPIDIRKGKLNLKLQKQHNCIPDEHYVQTLLALHGLEGELERRTVTYTLWNQSATKTDNKGWHPITFSYANAGPRKIKEIKDISHVYYETEYRTEWCHSNSTSVPCFLFARKFSRGAAMRLLSEGVIDHFELSALLGNGL; translated from the exons ATGGCGGCAAGAACGGTGAAGAGACGACACGTGTCCAGTAGGTTAAGCTGCAAACTGTTCATCGTCTTCACCGTTTCAATCTTCTGCATCGTCGTTTTAGTCACCGCAGGTCTCTTCAGTCTTAACTCCAATTCTACCAAACCCTCAGTTCGAATTTCTCGCGCTTTTTTTGACGGTCCTCCCAAAATCGCTTTCTTGTTCCTCGTTCGCCGTAATGTTCCTCTTGATTTTCTCTGGGGTGCTTTCTTTCAG AATGGTGACGTTTCGAATTTCTCGATTTATGTTCATTCAATGCCAGGGTTTGTGTTGGATGAGTCTACTAGCAGGTCTCACTTTTTCTATGGTCGTCAACTCAGCAATAGTATTCAG GTTTTATGGGGAGAATCAAGTATGATTCAGGCTGAGAGGTTGTTATTGTCGGCGGCGTTGGAAGACCCTGCAAATCAAAGATTTGTTCTTCTCTCGGATAG CTGTGTTCCTCTGTATAACTTTTCCTATGTGTACAATTATATCATGGTTTCTCCAAAGAGTTTTGTGGACAG TTTTCTAGATGCGAAAGAGGGTCGCTACACCCCAAAAATGTCACCAAAGATACCAAGGGAAAAATGGCGTAAAGGGTCCCAG TGGGTCACCTTAGTTCGTAACCATGCAGAAGTGATTGTTGACGATGAAGTTATCTTCTCTGTCTTTAAAAGATACTGTAAG AGGCGTCCACCAATTGATATCAGAAAGGGAAAGCTGAATCTT AAACTTCAGAAGCAGCACAACTGTATTCCAGATGAGCACTATGTGCAGACATTGCTTGCA CTGCACGGCCTTGAAGGTGAACTTGAACGCAGAACAGTGACCTATACTTTGTGGAACCAATCGGCAACAAAAACAGATAATAAAGGCTGGCATCCTATTACCTTCAGCTATGCAAATGCTGGTCCTCGAAAGATAAAGGAAATAAAG GACATCAGCCATGTTTATTACGAGACAGAGTACCGGACAGAATGGTGTCACAGCAATTCAACCTCTGTTCCATGTTTTTTGTTTGCTAGGAAATTCTCTCGGGGAGCAGCTATGCGCTTGTTGAGTGAAGGAGTTATCGACCACTTTGAACTTTCTGCATTACTAGGCAATGGCCTTTAA
- the LOC131595426 gene encoding uncharacterized protein LOC131595426 isoform X1, protein MASSLEGGAAASLKTVLDRVHQAADRSNRNVQEIRVVAASKTKPVSALRQVYDAGHRFFGENYVQEIIDKAPQLPEDIEWHFIGNLQSNKVKPLLAGVPNLAYVETIDDEKIANLLDRAVAKIGRKPLKVFVEVNTSGETSKFGVEPALCLDLVKHIVANCPNLEFCGLMTIGMLDYSSTPENFKTLSKCRTEVCEAIGIPEAQCELSMGMTADFEQAIEMGSTTVRVGTAIFGPREYPHKREK, encoded by the exons ATGGCATCATCGTTAGAGGGCGGCGCAGCAGCCTCACTGAAGACGGTGCTTGATCGCGTCCACCAGGCTGCCGATAGGTCAAACCGGAACGTCCAAGAAATCCGTGTAGTGGCGGCGAGTAAGACCAAGCCAGTTTCTGCTCTCCGGCAGGTGTATGATGCCGGTCACCGATTCTTCGGCGAGAATTACGTTCAGGAAATCATCGATAAAGCACCTCAG CTTCCGGAAGATATTGAATGGCATTTCATCGGTAATTTGCAGAGCAATAAAGTCAAGCCTCTCCTCG CTGGTGTTCCCAACCTTGCTTATGTAGAGACTATAGATGATGAGAAG ATAGCAAACCTTCTTGATCGTGCTGTAGCCAAAATTGGcaggaaaccattgaaagtttttgttgaAGTGAATACAAGCGGAGAAACAT CTAAATTTGGTGTTGAACCAGCACTGTGTCTAGACCTTGTAAAACATATTGTTGCAAATTGTCCAAACCTTGAATTCTGTGGCCTAATGACAATTGGCATGCTGGATTATTCATCCACCCCGGAAAATTTTAAG ACATTATCCAAATGTAGAACTGAAGTATGTGAGGCAATTGGAATACCAGAAGCGCAATGTGAGCTATCAATGGGTATGACTGCAGACTTTGAACAAGCT ATTGAGATGGGAAGTACAACTGTTAGGGTTGGAACGGCCATATTTGGGCCCAGAGAGTATCCACATAAAAGAGAGAAGTAG